From a single Aquincola tertiaricarbonis genomic region:
- a CDS encoding Hcp family type VI secretion system effector, with amino-acid sequence MAQDIFLKINGIDGESMDSAHKNEIEVLSWDWEILQESNMHAGSGGGSGKATVRDLKFLHFVDRSSPNLMKFCLTGKHIPEAKLVVRKAGGNPLEYLKITMSDVVITAVAPVGSSAEERIKERVSLSFAKVKQEYTVQNQQGGSGGAVTAGYDIKLNKEA; translated from the coding sequence ATGGCACAAGACATCTTCCTGAAGATCAACGGCATCGACGGCGAGAGCATGGACTCCGCGCACAAGAACGAGATCGAAGTGCTCTCCTGGGACTGGGAAATCCTGCAGGAGTCGAACATGCATGCCGGCTCCGGCGGTGGTTCGGGCAAGGCCACCGTGCGGGACCTCAAGTTCCTGCACTTCGTCGACCGTTCCAGCCCCAACCTGATGAAGTTCTGCCTCACCGGCAAGCACATCCCCGAGGCCAAGCTGGTGGTGCGCAAGGCGGGCGGCAATCCGCTCGAGTACCTCAAGATCACCATGAGCGATGTGGTGATCACTGCGGTGGCGCCGGTGGGCAGCAGTGCGGAAGAGCGCATCAAGGAGCGGGTCAGCCTTTCGTTCGCCAAGGTCAAGCAGGAGTACACGGTGCAGAACCAGCAAGGTGGCTCCGGCGGCGCTGTGACGGCGGGCTACGACATCAAGCT
- the tssC gene encoding type VI secretion system contractile sheath large subunit encodes MSNAELLEEPSVQAGKPSLFAQLLDREFKPKGDEQREAVESAVRTLAQQALSNTVTMSDDAYASIEAIIAEIDAKLSEQINLILHHDDFQSVESVWRGLDHLVSNTETDEMLKIRFMDISKSELRRTMRRYKGLAWDQSPLFKRLYEEEYGQLGGEPYGCLVADYYFDHTPPDIELLGSMAKIAAAAHAPFIAGAAPSNLQMDSWQELANPRDLAKITGNLEHAAWNSLRETEDARYIGLAMPRFLARLPYGAKTNPVDEFNFEEDTQGADHKNYVWNNAAYAMAVNINRSFKLYGWCTMIRGVESGGTVENLPCHTFPTDDGGFDMKCPTEIAISDRREAELAKAGFVPLVHRKGTDHATFIGAQSLQKAQEYTDPDATANANLSARLPYLFASTRFAHYLKAIVRDKLGAFKERDEMQRWLNEWIMNYVDADPANSSQETKARRPLAAAEVVVEDIEGNPGFYSAKFFLRPHFQLEGLTVSLRLVAKLPSVKAAA; translated from the coding sequence ATGTCCAATGCCGAACTGCTCGAAGAACCCAGCGTACAAGCCGGCAAGCCCAGCCTGTTTGCGCAACTGCTGGACCGTGAGTTCAAGCCCAAGGGCGACGAACAGCGCGAGGCGGTGGAATCCGCCGTCCGCACGCTGGCCCAGCAGGCGCTGAGCAACACCGTCACCATGAGCGACGATGCCTACGCCAGCATCGAAGCCATCATCGCGGAGATCGACGCCAAGCTCAGCGAGCAGATCAATCTCATCCTGCACCACGACGACTTCCAGAGCGTGGAGTCGGTCTGGCGCGGGCTCGATCACCTGGTCTCCAACACCGAGACCGACGAGATGCTGAAGATCCGCTTCATGGACATCAGCAAGTCCGAGCTGCGCCGCACCATGCGCCGCTACAAGGGCCTGGCCTGGGACCAGAGCCCATTGTTCAAGCGCCTGTACGAAGAAGAGTACGGGCAACTCGGCGGAGAGCCCTATGGCTGCCTGGTGGCCGACTACTACTTCGACCACACGCCCCCCGACATCGAGCTGCTGGGCTCGATGGCCAAGATCGCGGCCGCGGCGCACGCACCGTTCATCGCCGGCGCGGCGCCGAGCAACCTGCAGATGGACTCCTGGCAGGAACTGGCCAATCCGCGTGACCTGGCCAAGATCACCGGCAACCTGGAACACGCCGCCTGGAACTCCCTGCGCGAGACCGAGGATGCCCGCTACATCGGCCTGGCCATGCCGCGGTTCCTGGCGCGGCTGCCGTATGGGGCCAAGACCAACCCGGTGGACGAGTTCAACTTCGAGGAAGACACCCAGGGCGCCGACCACAAGAACTACGTGTGGAACAACGCGGCCTATGCCATGGCGGTGAACATCAACCGCAGCTTCAAGCTCTACGGCTGGTGCACCATGATCCGCGGTGTCGAGTCCGGCGGCACGGTCGAGAACCTGCCTTGCCACACCTTCCCGACGGACGATGGCGGCTTCGACATGAAGTGCCCGACCGAGATCGCCATCTCCGACCGCCGGGAGGCGGAACTGGCCAAGGCCGGCTTCGTGCCGCTGGTGCACCGCAAGGGCACCGACCACGCCACCTTCATCGGTGCGCAGTCGCTGCAAAAGGCGCAGGAGTACACCGACCCCGACGCCACGGCCAACGCCAACCTCTCGGCCCGGCTGCCTTACCTGTTCGCCAGCACGCGCTTCGCGCACTACCTCAAGGCCATCGTGCGCGACAAGCTGGGCGCGTTCAAGGAGCGCGACGAAATGCAGCGCTGGCTCAACGAATGGATCATGAATTACGTGGATGCCGACCCGGCTAACTCCAGCCAGGAAACCAAGGCACGCCGGCCTTTGGCCGCTGCCGAGGTGGTGGTCGAAGACATCGAAGGCAATCCCGGCTTCTACAGCGCCAAGTTCTTCCTGCGGCCGCACTTCCAGCTCGAAGGCCTGACGGTCAGCCTGCGCCTCGTGGCCAAGCTGCCCTCGGTCAAGGCCGCAGCCTGA
- a CDS encoding T6SS immunity protein Tdi1 domain-containing protein → MPTWSQVTFEPTDASLAALREAWAWKLGADWQPLLCSVLGDVFIELPAGTVWWLSTATGALEQVADDRSAFEQLLDTDRVQEWFLPGLVAVLLQQGQRLRRDQCYSYAVFPVFAEGSFSAENMHPLPAAEHFKRSGQLHRQIQALPDGVQVEVCRALGGSVRWSGPASNDRAG, encoded by the coding sequence ATGCCCACCTGGTCGCAGGTCACCTTCGAGCCCACCGACGCTTCGCTGGCCGCGTTGCGTGAAGCCTGGGCCTGGAAGCTGGGCGCCGACTGGCAGCCGCTGCTGTGCTCCGTGCTGGGCGACGTGTTCATCGAGCTGCCGGCGGGCACCGTCTGGTGGTTGAGCACGGCCACCGGTGCGCTGGAGCAGGTGGCCGACGACCGCAGCGCCTTCGAGCAACTGCTGGACACCGACCGGGTGCAGGAGTGGTTCCTGCCCGGGCTGGTGGCGGTGCTGCTGCAGCAGGGTCAGCGGCTGCGCCGCGATCAGTGCTACTCGTACGCGGTGTTCCCGGTGTTCGCCGAAGGCAGCTTTTCGGCCGAGAACATGCATCCCCTGCCGGCTGCCGAGCACTTCAAGCGCAGCGGCCAGCTGCACCGGCAGATTCAGGCGCTGCCGGATGGGGTGCAGGTGGAGGTCTGCAGGGCACTGGGTGGCAGCGTGCGATGGTCGGGGCCAGCCAGCAACGACCGTGCAGGCTGA
- the tssB gene encoding type VI secretion system contractile sheath small subunit, which produces MSANSSQKFIARNRAPRVQIEYDVEVYGSEKKVELPFVMGVLADLSGKPVAPLPEVTERKFLEIDVDNFDERMKAIAPRVAFSVPNTLTGEGHVMVDITFESMDDFSPAAVARKVDALRQLLDARTELANLQTYMDGKAGAEDLVRKLLADPALMKTLAAAPKPEAAAQA; this is translated from the coding sequence ATGAGCGCCAACAGCAGCCAGAAGTTCATTGCACGCAATCGCGCACCGCGTGTGCAGATCGAATACGACGTCGAGGTCTACGGCAGCGAAAAGAAGGTCGAGCTGCCCTTCGTGATGGGTGTCCTGGCCGATCTCTCGGGCAAGCCCGTGGCGCCGCTGCCGGAAGTCACCGAGCGCAAGTTCCTGGAGATCGACGTCGACAACTTCGACGAGCGCATGAAGGCCATCGCCCCGCGTGTGGCCTTCAGCGTGCCCAACACCCTGACGGGCGAAGGACACGTGATGGTCGACATCACCTTCGAAAGCATGGACGACTTCTCGCCCGCTGCCGTCGCCCGCAAGGTGGACGCCCTGCGCCAGCTGCTGGACGCACGCACCGAGCTGGCCAACCTGCAGACCTACATGGACGGCAAGGCCGGCGCCGAGGACCTCGTGCGCAAGCTGCTGGCCGATCCCGCGCTGATGAAAACGCTGGCAGCGGCACCGAAGCCTGAAGCCGCTGCCCAGGCCTGA
- a CDS encoding serine/threonine-protein kinase, which yields MKPSSIAALQADWPAVSDLLDEALALPPMRREAWLDALAGPEARHRDTLRALLATQAEIETGDFLGALPPLPATEATAGAVPGAIVGPYRLVSQIGRGGMASVWLAERVDGLVKRPVALKLPAVAWGEAFATRLVREREILAGLAHEHIARLYDAGVDAQGRPYLAMAYVDGQPIDAYCRQHQLPLKARVALLLQVMAAVAHAHGRLVVHRDLKPSNILVTAEGQVSLLDFGIAKLLQDGELTQETALTRLGGHALTPDYASPEQIRGEPLGTATDVYSLGMVAYELLAGRLPYRLPRGGSAELLQAIDQVQLPRASQVAAEEPQGRAHARALQGDLDAILHRALKPRPEERYGSVDAFAQDLRRWRDGEPVQARPDSLAYRTGKFIARHRLQVGAGAVAVVALLAGSGVALWQAREARAQAELALTEAATARSVQAFLESVFMTNTGHQDDPEAARRTTARELLDRGAARIERELADVPEAQLRLNQTMQEMYIHMGLNERATALQRRSLALAMRLHGADSAQAIEARTSLGKSLIEMNQRDEGREQLLAAEAASQRVPGLDPGLRMTIDQTLSFLFINEDPVRAADLAARAAQVARQLPPSQDTLNALQMLGETSFKLGRLPEAEAALREAAAQIERHPDLGGGALPVVLATLGTTQAKRGRPQEALDTLQRAQAQARHLGDPYSQHIVAQKLISAHTENSQAAEALALGTAEVAWARGAGADFGALPLLLVGHQARALVAHGEPAAALALLQAWQAQVGGLPPDLQVGLLAVRADARVALGRAAEARADLERALPLVGEHAPFVMGELRQVRRRWWVAQGQAAQALQDFRGDAFVTAPSPGPLVTVRRQAEEAGLLLAAGHASLAADLAAQGLAAVAGLPDRRFVRQAEADLAEVRGLALLRQGQVAGAVPALAQAVALRRDLQDPRSPALARGLAALAEAQAASGQPAAAGATRAAPQRLQARP from the coding sequence TTGAAGCCCTCGTCCATCGCCGCGCTGCAGGCTGATTGGCCCGCCGTCAGCGACCTGCTGGATGAAGCCCTGGCGCTGCCACCGATGCGGCGCGAAGCCTGGCTGGATGCGTTGGCCGGCCCTGAGGCCCGGCACCGCGACACACTGCGGGCGCTGCTGGCCACCCAGGCCGAGATCGAGACCGGCGATTTCCTTGGCGCGTTGCCGCCGTTGCCGGCGACCGAGGCCACCGCCGGTGCGGTGCCCGGCGCCATCGTCGGCCCCTACCGGCTGGTGTCGCAGATCGGCCGCGGCGGCATGGCCAGCGTGTGGCTGGCCGAGCGGGTGGACGGCCTTGTCAAGCGCCCGGTGGCGCTCAAGCTGCCCGCGGTGGCCTGGGGCGAGGCCTTCGCAACGCGCCTGGTGCGCGAGCGCGAGATCCTGGCCGGGCTGGCCCACGAGCACATCGCCCGTCTGTACGACGCCGGCGTGGACGCCCAGGGCCGGCCCTACCTCGCCATGGCCTATGTCGACGGCCAGCCGATCGACGCCTACTGCCGCCAGCATCAGCTGCCGCTGAAGGCACGGGTGGCACTGCTGCTGCAGGTGATGGCGGCGGTGGCGCATGCCCACGGCCGGCTGGTGGTGCACCGCGACCTCAAGCCCAGCAACATCCTGGTGACGGCCGAGGGGCAGGTGTCGTTGCTCGACTTTGGCATCGCCAAGCTGCTGCAGGACGGCGAGCTGACGCAGGAGACCGCGCTGACCCGCCTGGGCGGCCATGCGCTCACGCCCGACTACGCCAGCCCCGAGCAGATCCGTGGCGAGCCGCTGGGCACCGCCACCGACGTGTACAGCCTGGGCATGGTGGCCTACGAGCTGCTGGCCGGCCGGCTGCCTTACCGGCTGCCCCGCGGCGGCTCCGCCGAGCTGCTGCAGGCCATCGATCAGGTGCAGCTGCCGCGGGCCAGCCAGGTGGCGGCCGAAGAACCGCAGGGCCGGGCCCATGCCCGCGCCTTGCAGGGCGACCTGGACGCCATCCTGCACCGCGCGCTCAAGCCGCGGCCGGAGGAGCGCTATGGCTCGGTCGATGCCTTTGCCCAGGACCTGCGGCGCTGGCGCGACGGCGAGCCGGTGCAGGCCCGGCCCGACAGCCTGGCCTACCGCACCGGCAAGTTCATCGCTCGCCACCGGCTGCAGGTGGGCGCGGGCGCGGTGGCCGTGGTGGCGCTGCTGGCGGGCTCGGGCGTGGCGCTGTGGCAGGCGCGCGAAGCCCGCGCGCAGGCCGAGCTTGCGCTCACCGAGGCGGCCACCGCGCGCTCGGTGCAGGCCTTTCTTGAATCGGTGTTCATGACCAACACCGGCCACCAGGACGACCCCGAAGCGGCCCGCCGCACCACCGCCCGTGAACTGCTGGACCGCGGCGCCGCGCGCATCGAGCGTGAGCTGGCCGACGTGCCCGAGGCCCAGCTGCGCCTGAACCAGACCATGCAGGAGATGTACATCCACATGGGTCTGAACGAGCGTGCCACCGCGCTGCAGCGGCGCAGCCTGGCCCTGGCCATGCGGCTGCACGGCGCCGACAGTGCCCAGGCCATCGAAGCCCGCACCAGCCTTGGCAAGAGCCTGATCGAGATGAACCAGCGCGACGAGGGCCGCGAGCAGCTGCTGGCAGCCGAGGCCGCCAGCCAGCGTGTGCCGGGGCTGGACCCCGGACTGCGCATGACCATCGACCAGACGCTGTCCTTCCTCTTCATCAACGAAGACCCGGTGCGCGCAGCGGACCTCGCGGCACGCGCGGCGCAGGTGGCCCGCCAGCTGCCCCCTTCGCAGGACACCCTCAACGCGCTGCAGATGCTGGGTGAAACCAGCTTCAAGCTGGGCCGGCTGCCCGAGGCCGAGGCCGCGCTGCGCGAAGCCGCGGCGCAGATCGAACGCCACCCCGACCTGGGCGGCGGTGCGCTGCCGGTGGTGCTGGCCACGCTGGGCACCACCCAGGCCAAGCGCGGCCGGCCGCAGGAGGCGCTGGACACCTTGCAGCGGGCGCAGGCGCAGGCCCGCCACCTGGGCGACCCCTACTCGCAGCACATCGTCGCGCAGAAGCTGATCAGCGCGCACACCGAGAACAGCCAGGCGGCCGAGGCGCTGGCCCTGGGCACGGCCGAAGTGGCCTGGGCGCGCGGGGCCGGGGCCGACTTCGGCGCCTTGCCGCTGCTGCTGGTGGGCCACCAGGCGCGGGCGCTGGTGGCGCATGGCGAGCCGGCCGCCGCCCTGGCCCTGCTGCAGGCCTGGCAGGCCCAGGTGGGCGGCTTGCCGCCCGACCTGCAGGTGGGCCTGCTGGCGGTGCGCGCCGACGCCAGGGTGGCCCTGGGCCGCGCCGCCGAAGCCCGGGCCGACCTGGAGCGGGCGTTGCCACTGGTGGGCGAGCACGCCCCATTCGTGATGGGTGAACTGCGCCAGGTGCGGCGCCGCTGGTGGGTGGCGCAAGGCCAGGCGGCGCAGGCGCTGCAGGACTTTCGCGGCGACGCTTTCGTCACCGCGCCATCGCCCGGCCCGCTGGTGACGGTGCGGCGCCAGGCCGAAGAAGCCGGCCTGCTGCTGGCCGCCGGCCATGCCAGCCTGGCCGCCGACCTGGCGGCGCAGGGCCTGGCCGCCGTGGCTGGCCTGCCGGACCGCCGCTTCGTCCGCCAGGCCGAGGCCGACCTGGCCGAGGTGCGTGGCCTGGCCTTGCTGCGGCAGGGCCAGGTCGCTGGAGCCGTGCCTGCGCTGGCGCAGGCCGTGGCGCTGCGCCGAGACCTGCAGGACCCGCGCAGCCCCGCGTTGGCACGCGGCCTTGCGGCCCTGGCCGAGGCCCAGGCCGCCAGTGGCCAGCCCGCTGCCGCCGGTGCCACCCGCGCCGCGCCACAACGGCTGCAGGCGCGCCCCTGA